The Halomonas sp. HAL1 genome segment GCCGCACTCAATCGTCAAGTGCTAGACCACCCCAACGTCACGACGTTTTTTGGTGCTAGCCCGCAAGCGCTGCAGCGTGCCAATAGCCATGCTGCCAATGGCAATCGTGCTAGCGGGGACTGGCTCATACTTGACGATGGGCGCCAGCTACACGCGCCGTTAATCGTTGCCGCCGATGGCGCCCACTCGATGCTGCGTGAGATGGCGGGTATTGAGGTAGCCAGCGACGATATGCAACAGCACGCTGTCGTGACCACGGTGCAGTGCGCCAAGCCTCATGGTGGCAAGGCGCGGCAAGCGTTTATCGATGGCCGACCGCTGGCATTTCTGCCTTTAACCGTGGAAGGCAATGAGCATTTCTGCTCTATCGTCTGGTCAACCACCCCAGAGCACGCCGATGAGTTAAGCGCGCTGTCTCGTGACGCACTGGGGGAGGCGCTTGGGGAAGCGTTTGGTCATCGCCTAGGAGGCGTTACTGCCTGCGACAAGGCCCACCGTTTTCCGTTAGTGCAGCGCCATGCCCGCCACTATGTGCAGCCGCATTTCGCGCTGGTGGGGGATGCGGCCCACAGTATTCATCCGTTGGCGGGCCAGGGGGTCAATCTGGGGCTGATGGATGCGGCGGTGCTGGCCGAAGAGGTGGTACACGCCTGGCAGCGTGGCGCTCCTTGGGGAGAAATGAATACGCTAAGGCGCTATGAGCGGCGTCGGCGCTTTGATAATAGCGCCATGCTGGGGTTGATGAAGGGCTTTAAAGTACTGTTTGGCAGTCACGATCCGGCGTTGACGATGATGCGCAACCTGGGCATGAGCGGCATGAACCAGTTGGTGCCACTGAAGCGAGTGTTGATGCGGCAGGCGACTGGGGAACGCGGCCGCCTGCCGCTCACGTGCCGTTAAATTAGGCTGTCGTTAACGCCGCTGGCGATCCACCACATTAAGTGCCTTGAGTAGGTTGAGTGCTTCGCTGAGCTGGTAATCATCAAGTAGCCGCTCGGCCATCTCCTGTCGATCACGGGGCGCCTGCTGGGCGCTTAGGTGGCCTTCAAGGTCGGCTTCGCGAATTTCACGACGGCTCTCGGCCACTTCCAGACGGCCGCGGACCACCTCTACATCGGGTTCAATACCCTGGGCCTGGATAGAGCGCCCGTTGGGAGTGTAGTAGAGCGCCGTCGTCAGTTTCAGGCCTTCGCCATTGCCCAGTGGCATGATCTGCTGCACCGACCCCTTGCCAAAACTGTCGGTGCCCATGATGACGCCGCGCCGTTGATCCTGCAGCGCACCGGCGACGATTTCTGCCGCTGACGCACTACCGCCGTTGATCAGCACCACCAGCGGAACATCACTAGCCGGCGTGGCGGGGGAGGCAGAGAACGACATTTCGGTATCCGAGAGGCGACCCTCGGTATAGACGATCAGTCCTTCGTCCAGGAACAGGTCGGTAATGCCGACGGCGGCCTGCAGCACACCGCCGGGGTTATTTCGTAAATCGAGTATTAACCCTTCCAGTGGCTGATCCTGTGCCATGCGTTCAAGCGCGTCGCGGGCCTGATCAGGCGTGCGCGATTGGAATTGGCTGATGCGTAGGTAACCGTAACCCGGTTCAAGCAGCTCGTGCTTAACGCTCTCACTGCGAATAATTTCGCGGGTTAGGGTG includes the following:
- a CDS encoding S41 family peptidase: MTLSVTGVSAPAKRFLATLLPIVLLSAPLPLLAQPASSSVVDEPVSNELPLEDIQTFAEVFERIKRAYVEEVDDRTLLRNAMRGMLSELDPHSAYLDEEEYQSLRESTQGEFGGIGIEVGTENGQLMVITPIDDTPASRAGLQSRDIIVAIDGTPTDSMSLQEAVTLMRGEPNTEIRISVLRSGEDTPREFTLTREIIRSESVKHELLEPGYGYLRISQFQSRTPDQARDALERMAQDQPLEGLILDLRNNPGGVLQAAVGITDLFLDEGLIVYTEGRLSDTEMSFSASPATPASDVPLVVLINGGSASAAEIVAGALQDQRRGVIMGTDSFGKGSVQQIMPLGNGEGLKLTTALYYTPNGRSIQAQGIEPDVEVVRGRLEVAESRREIREADLEGHLSAQQAPRDRQEMAERLLDDYQLSEALNLLKALNVVDRQRR
- a CDS encoding UbiH/UbiF/VisC/COQ6 family ubiquinone biosynthesis hydroxylase; translated protein: MQTDSSTAKPPVERFEAIIVGGGMVGTALCALLAQAGMKVALVEARPAPLGLDKATGPLPAPRVSALTPVSQRLLAHVGAWPAMQATRVTPYRGMQVWDAEGSGEIAFSADEAGVAVLGHIVENTVTLAALNRQVLDHPNVTTFFGASPQALQRANSHAANGNRASGDWLILDDGRQLHAPLIVAADGAHSMLREMAGIEVASDDMQQHAVVTTVQCAKPHGGKARQAFIDGRPLAFLPLTVEGNEHFCSIVWSTTPEHADELSALSRDALGEALGEAFGHRLGGVTACDKAHRFPLVQRHARHYVQPHFALVGDAAHSIHPLAGQGVNLGLMDAAVLAEEVVHAWQRGAPWGEMNTLRRYERRRRFDNSAMLGLMKGFKVLFGSHDPALTMMRNLGMSGMNQLVPLKRVLMRQATGERGRLPLTCR